A window of Mustela nigripes isolate SB6536 chromosome 9, MUSNIG.SB6536, whole genome shotgun sequence contains these coding sequences:
- the LOC132024959 gene encoding olfactory receptor 1L4, which yields METKNYSSDSGFILLGISSNPQLQKPLFAIFFIMYLVTVMGNLLIILVIHSDSRLHTPMYFFLSNLSFTDICFTTVIVPKMLANLLSETKAISFIGCLVQMYFFMAFANTDSYLLASMAIDRLVAICNPFHYDVVMNPRRCHLMLLASCTISHLHSLLRVLLMSRLSFCASHVIKHFFCDTQPVLKLSCSDTSSSQIVVMTETLAVIATPFLCILFSYLRIIITVLRIPSAAGKWKAFSTCGSHLTVVALFYGSVIYVYFRPLSMYSVVKDRVATVMYTVVTPMLNPFIYSLRNKDMKRGLRKLRDRIHL from the coding sequence ATGGAGACAAAGAACTACAGCAGCGACTCAGGCTTTATCCTCCTGGGCATCTCTTCCAACCCTCAGCTACAGAAACCACTCTTTGCCATCTTCTTCATCATGTACCTCGTCACTGTCATGGGCAATTTACTCATCATCCTGGTTATCCACTCTGACTCCCGACTCCATACCCCTATGTACTTTTTCCTCAGCAACCTGTCCTTCACAGATATCTGCTTTACAACAGTTATTGTGCCCAAAATGTTGGCAAATTTACTATCAGAGACCAAGGCTATTTCCTTCATAGGTTGCCTGGTCCAGATGTATTTTTTCATGGCCTTTGCAAATACTGACAGTTACCTATTGGCCTCTATGGCCATAGACCGGCTGGTAGCCATCTGCAACCCCTTCCATTATGATGTGGTCATGAACCCACGGCGTTGCCACCTCATGCTGCTGGCTTCTTGCACCATCTCCCACCTGCACTCCCTGCTCCGGGTGCTACTCATGTCCCGCCTGTCCTTCTGTGCCTCCCATGTCATCAAGCACTTCTTTTGTGATACCCAGCCTGTGCTAAAGCTATCCTGCTCTGACACATCCTCCAGCCAGATAGTGGTCATGACTGAGACCCTGGCTGTCATCGCGACCCCCTTCCTGTGCATCCTCTTCTCCTACCTGCGAATCATCATCACTGTGCTCAGAATTCCCTCTGCGGCTGGCAAGTGGAAGGCCTTCTCCACCTGTGGCTCCCACCTCACTGTCGTGGCCTTGTTCTATGGGAGTGTCATTTACGTCTACTTTAGGCCCCTGTCCATGTACTCAGTGGTGAAGGACCGGGTAGCCACAGTCATGTACACAGTAGTGACACCCATGCTGAACCCCTTTATCTATAGCCTGAGGAACAAAGATATGAAGAGGGGTTTGAGGAAATTAAGGGACAGAATTCACTTGTAA